Proteins encoded by one window of Mustela erminea isolate mMusErm1 chromosome 7, mMusErm1.Pri, whole genome shotgun sequence:
- the LOC116595359 gene encoding ral GTPase-activating protein subunit alpha-1-like, with product MQVRSEGVNLFLLWLQALQTNFAEEQVLNFACLVPGFPAIMSSRGTCMVETLISPSPVVVDDIPHLRPAPVYVHYYHSRQ from the exons gtaaGATCTGAAGGAGTCAATCTGTTTCTTCTGTGGCTTCAAGCACTTCAGACAAACTTTGCAGAAGAGCAGGTGCTGAATTTTGCTTGCCTCGTGCCTGGTTTCCCAGCGATCATGTCATCCAGAGGGACCTGCATGGTGGAGACACTCATCAGTCCTAGCCCTGTTGTGGTGGATG ACATCCCCCATTTGAGACCAGCGCCAGTGTATGTACATTACTACCACTCAAgacaatga